Within Arcobacter sp. LA11, the genomic segment TTTTTCATCAAGTATTTGAAACCATACATTTTTAAAGTTTGTTTTTTCTCTTAGTTCCAAAGAAAAAGGTTTTAAGTTGATATTTGTACTATCTTTTGTTAAAAGTGCATTTAATATTTTTTTATCTTTAGCTGCTGATATTGCAAAAGCTAGAGTAGCATTTTTTTTATCTTCAATTAATGTTGATAAATTTTTTTTCATGTGATTTGATATTTGTGAATATTTTTGTTTTAGTAGACTTTTTTCTTCTTTTTGTATATATTTATAAGATATAAGAAAAATACCTATTGATATAAGTATATATAATAGTAGTGTTATTACAAGTTTAGTTTTTCCCATAAAAAATCTTTTTATAATAGTATTATTAATTATAAGATAAATTTATTAAAGAAAGTATAAATTTTTTTAAAATAATTTCTATAAAAAAAACCAATAAAAAAACTTTACTATGAATTAATCTTTTTTTGATAAAATTCGCACACTATGAATAATATTAAAAGATACCCAACAAAAAAAATTTATGTAGGTGATGTTGCAATTGGTGGTGATGCGCCAATTTCAGTCCAATCTATGACATATACTAAGACTTCAGATGTGGAAGCTACAGTTGAACAAATAAGAGCTTTACATTTTGCAGGAGCAGATATTGTAAGAGTAGCAGTTCCCGATATGGCTGCTGCAAATGCACTAAAAAGTATTAAAGAACAAACTTCTTTACCACTTGTTGCAGATATTCACTTTAATCATAAATTAGCTTTAATCGCTGCCCAGTCTGTTGATTGTATAAGAATAAATCCAGGGAATATTGGAAATAAACAAAGAGTAGCAGAAGTAGTACGCGCTTGTAAAGAGAGAGATTTACCTATTAGAATTGGTGTAAATTGCGGTTCTTTAGAGTCTCAATTTGAAGATAAATATGGACAAACTGCAAAGGGTATGGTAGAGAGTGCAGATTATAATATCAAATATCTAGAGGATTTAGGATTTGAAGATATAAAGATATCTCTAAAAGCATCAGATGTTCAAAGAACAGTAGAAGCATATAGAATGCTAAGACCTATGAATAATTACCCTTTTCATTTAGGTGTTACAGAAGCTGGAACACTTTTCCATTCTACAATTAAATCTTCAATTGCTTTAGGATCTTTACTTCTTGATGGTATTGGTGATACTATGAGAATTTCTATTACTGGTGAGCTTGAAAAAGAGATTGAAGTAGGGCGTGCAATATTAAAAGATGCAGGGCTTACAAAAGAAGGATTAAATATTATTTCTTGTCCAACTTGTGGGAGAATTGAAGCTGATTTAGTAAGTGCAGTTGCCGAAGTTGAAGAGAAAACAAAACATATCAAAACACCACTTAATGTTTCTGTAATGGGTTGCGTAGTTAATGCCCTTGGTGAAGCAAAATCAGCAGATGTTGCAATAGCTTATGGAAAAGGTACGGGTCTTATTATAAAAAAAGGTGAGACTATTGCAAAACTTCCTACAGAAGAACTTTTAGATAGATTTTTACAAGAAGTAGAAGAAGAAGCTAAAAAAGAGCAATAGCTTTTTCTTCACTTTTCCTTACTTAACTTTTAGTCTTACTTATAAAATAAATTTAGATACAATTTAGCCTTAATAATTTGGAGAATCAATGGATAGTGTATATAGTATTAATATAGAAAGAGCAGTACTTAGTTCAGTTTTATTTAACCCTGAAGAGATAGAAGATATATTAGGTGTTTTAAAACCAAAAGATTTTTATTTACCTGCACATCAAAAGATTTTCGATGTAATGATGAAACTTCATAGTGATGATATGCCTATTGATGAGGAATTTATTAGAAAAAGAATTGATTCAAAAGATGTAGATGATTCAATTTTACTTGAAATACTATCTGCAAATCCAATTACAAATACACTTGCATATGTACGAGAAATAAAAGATGGTGCAGTAAAAAGAGAACTTACTACACTTGCAACAACTATTAAAAAAGTTTCACTTGAAGATGAAGTAACAGCAAATGATGCACTTGATGTAGTTCAAGGCGAACTTTATAAAATTTCAACAGATAGTGCAACTTCTGAATTAAAAGATATGGAAGTTATTACAGGAGATACTCTTTCTTATATTAAAAAAATGAAAGAGATGGGTAATAAACATCTAATTGGTGAAACAACTGGATTTTATGATTTAGATAAAAGAACAACAGGATTTAATGAAGGTGATTTAATTATTATTGCAGCACGTCCTGCTATGGGTAAAACTGCACTTGTTTTAAATATGGCTTTAAAAAATGTTGAAGCAAATAAAGGTGTAATATTTTTCTCACTTGAAATGCCTGCTGAACAATTGATGCTAAGAATGTTAGCTGCAAAAACTTCTATTCCTTTACAAAATCTTAGAAAAGGTGATATGGATGACAATCAATGGTCAAATCTAACTGCTGCTTTTGATGATTTAAATACAAAAAAACTTTTTGTAGATGATGGTGGAAGTATTAATATTAACCAATTAAGAGCAAGAGTAAGAAAATTAGCTCAAAATGAAGACAATAAAATCTCCCTTGTGATTATTGATTATCTTCAACTTATGCAAGGTGTTGGAAATAAAGATAGACATCAAGAAGTTTCTGATATTTCAAGGGGTCTTAAAATGCTTGCAAGGGAGATGAAAATTCCTATTATTGCACTTTCTCAGTTAAATAGGGGACTTGAAAATAGACCGGATAAAAGACCAATGTTATCAGACCTTAGAGAGTCTGGAGCAATTGAGCAAGATGCAGATATTATCATGTTTGTATATAGAGATGATGTATATAAAGAGAGAGATGAAGCACGAAAAGAGAA encodes:
- the ispG gene encoding flavodoxin-dependent (E)-4-hydroxy-3-methylbut-2-enyl-diphosphate synthase, which produces MNNIKRYPTKKIYVGDVAIGGDAPISVQSMTYTKTSDVEATVEQIRALHFAGADIVRVAVPDMAAANALKSIKEQTSLPLVADIHFNHKLALIAAQSVDCIRINPGNIGNKQRVAEVVRACKERDLPIRIGVNCGSLESQFEDKYGQTAKGMVESADYNIKYLEDLGFEDIKISLKASDVQRTVEAYRMLRPMNNYPFHLGVTEAGTLFHSTIKSSIALGSLLLDGIGDTMRISITGELEKEIEVGRAILKDAGLTKEGLNIISCPTCGRIEADLVSAVAEVEEKTKHIKTPLNVSVMGCVVNALGEAKSADVAIAYGKGTGLIIKKGETIAKLPTEELLDRFLQEVEEEAKKEQ
- a CDS encoding replicative DNA helicase — protein: MDSVYSINIERAVLSSVLFNPEEIEDILGVLKPKDFYLPAHQKIFDVMMKLHSDDMPIDEEFIRKRIDSKDVDDSILLEILSANPITNTLAYVREIKDGAVKRELTTLATTIKKVSLEDEVTANDALDVVQGELYKISTDSATSELKDMEVITGDTLSYIKKMKEMGNKHLIGETTGFYDLDKRTTGFNEGDLIIIAARPAMGKTALVLNMALKNVEANKGVIFFSLEMPAEQLMLRMLAAKTSIPLQNLRKGDMDDNQWSNLTAAFDDLNTKKLFVDDGGSININQLRARVRKLAQNEDNKISLVIIDYLQLMQGVGNKDRHQEVSDISRGLKMLAREMKIPIIALSQLNRGLENRPDKRPMLSDLRESGAIEQDADIIMFVYRDDVYKERDEARKEKEAKDKGEEYKSTFVNKPVEEAEIIIGKQRNGPIGTVKLDFQKQLTRFIDKENSNEAPIEVVFESVVDTNKETQIDVPDIL